One Lysinibacillus sp. OF-1 DNA segment encodes these proteins:
- a CDS encoding ABC transporter ATP-binding protein, translated as MYQIQHVDLAYKSASGMVNALQNISLHISLGECVAIVGVSDSGKSSFLNIVAGLEKPTKGTIYFDGKELKGPQQEIAIIFQNYGLFPWKSVKANIALPLKLAKRSKQERDRDTQLILSQLNIHDLQNRYPFQLSGGQQQRVAIGRALIQKPKVLLMDEPFSALDILTKEQFMQTLQTIRHERNLTLLFVTHNIDEALMMSDRIVVFHTNGKTIAGIIENDYQIEGRHHPACMYRQQQRIKQLLKGEPCEEDI; from the coding sequence ATGTATCAAATTCAGCATGTTGACTTAGCATACAAATCAGCCTCAGGTATGGTGAACGCTCTGCAAAATATTAGCCTTCATATATCTTTAGGTGAATGTGTAGCTATTGTTGGTGTCTCAGATAGCGGAAAATCCTCATTTTTAAATATTGTAGCTGGCTTGGAGAAACCGACTAAAGGAACCATTTATTTTGATGGTAAAGAACTGAAAGGACCACAGCAGGAGATAGCGATTATTTTTCAAAATTATGGCCTGTTTCCATGGAAAAGCGTGAAAGCTAACATAGCTCTCCCTTTAAAGCTTGCTAAACGCTCTAAGCAGGAAAGGGACAGGGACACACAATTAATTTTATCGCAATTGAATATTCACGATTTGCAGAACCGCTACCCTTTCCAACTATCTGGGGGGCAGCAGCAGCGGGTTGCCATCGGTAGGGCTTTAATTCAAAAACCAAAAGTCTTGTTAATGGACGAGCCGTTTTCTGCGTTAGATATTTTAACGAAGGAGCAATTCATGCAGACATTACAAACAATACGTCATGAAAGAAATTTAACCTTACTATTCGTGACACATAATATTGATGAAGCGCTGATGATGAGCGATCGAATTGTTGTATTTCACACGAATGGAAAAACAATTGCAGGAATTATTGAGAATGATTATCAAATAGAGGGGCGTCATCATCCTGCTTGCATGTATCGTCAGCAACAACGGATTAAACAATTATTAAAGGGAGAGCCCTGTGAAGAAGACATATAG
- a CDS encoding ABC transporter permease: protein MKKTYSIVIAAIMIILLWHLSSIALNKPFLPSPFKAGLSFLTVVTNGDLTPHFVISSYRVAIGIGCALLLAIPTGLLMGWNNKIDLILSPLLYVLYPIPKVVFLPIILVLFGLGDAPKIILIAFVLYFQLVVVIRDAAKGIPYDQKQVIRSLNATKLQTLSHLTLPYCLPSVMTSLRASLGTALAILFIAETFASFSGLGYYILNRMDSRDYLAMYAGVIGLALLGGGLYALINIAENTACKWYKLMADNSSNH, encoded by the coding sequence GTGAAGAAGACATATAGTATAGTGATTGCTGCCATCATGATTATTTTATTATGGCATCTGTCTAGCATTGCATTAAATAAACCTTTTTTACCTTCTCCCTTTAAAGCAGGACTATCATTTTTAACAGTAGTAACAAACGGTGATTTAACACCACATTTTGTCATTAGTAGTTATCGAGTAGCTATTGGTATTGGCTGCGCTCTTTTATTAGCGATTCCTACAGGATTACTTATGGGATGGAATAACAAAATAGACCTCATATTAAGTCCTTTATTATATGTGCTCTACCCTATCCCGAAGGTTGTTTTTTTACCAATTATTCTTGTGTTATTTGGATTAGGCGATGCCCCAAAAATCATTTTAATTGCCTTTGTTCTTTATTTTCAATTAGTCGTAGTCATCCGTGATGCAGCGAAGGGAATTCCTTATGATCAGAAGCAAGTTATCCGGTCATTAAATGCTACAAAACTACAAACATTGTCTCATTTGACATTACCCTATTGCTTACCGAGTGTAATGACTTCTTTAAGGGCTTCATTAGGAACAGCATTAGCCATTCTATTTATAGCAGAAACTTTTGCATCTTTTAGCGGATTAGGATATTACATTTTAAATCGAATGGATAGTAGAGATTATCTAGCTATGTATGCAGGTGTGATAGGACTAGCTTTATTGGGTGGAGGGTTATATGCCCTTATTAATATTGCAGAAAACACTGCTTGTAAATGGTATAAATTGATGGCAGATAATAGCAGTAACCATTAA
- a CDS encoding ABC transporter substrate-binding protein, with product MSLWRKELYETASPCPNMIIMMACISGCSEETKIAKHSSLKIGVLRIDDSLPLYVAEKDQLFQKYGVDVELIEFGSASDQSKAMEAGELDGMMTDMIVQNLIKKGGLDVKTIALALGATEKEGRFLVVSSPQSAIVEPKQLEGQSVMIAENTMIDYLMEQYERHLKLESSQITKIHLPNLSLRVDAVLAGKEAQVAILPEPLASYAVAQGANIVIDDTKLGENFSQSVIVMTQKNITKNRAEVKKFLEAYNEAIKQVNRQPEKYFELALQVANVPEILKEQYTVPAFTPNRVPAQENIERLSDWLVSKGLLEQAFSYEELVETSLEEQ from the coding sequence GTGTCACTATGGAGGAAGGAGCTCTATGAGACAGCATCTCCTTGCCCGAATATGATTATCATGATGGCTTGCATAAGTGGCTGTAGTGAAGAAACAAAAATAGCTAAGCATTCTTCATTAAAAATAGGTGTGTTACGAATCGATGATAGTCTGCCTTTATATGTAGCTGAGAAGGATCAACTTTTTCAAAAATATGGTGTCGATGTTGAGCTTATAGAGTTTGGCAGTGCTTCTGACCAATCCAAGGCGATGGAGGCTGGTGAGCTCGACGGCATGATGACTGATATGATAGTCCAAAATTTAATAAAAAAAGGAGGCTTGGATGTTAAAACCATTGCATTAGCATTAGGTGCGACGGAGAAGGAGGGAAGATTTTTAGTCGTTTCTTCTCCGCAAAGCGCTATTGTTGAACCGAAACAGCTAGAAGGACAATCTGTAATGATCGCTGAAAATACAATGATAGATTATCTAATGGAGCAATATGAGCGCCATTTAAAACTAGAATCCTCCCAAATAACAAAAATTCATTTGCCGAATCTTTCATTACGTGTAGATGCCGTATTAGCTGGAAAAGAAGCGCAGGTAGCTATACTACCAGAGCCATTGGCAAGCTATGCAGTTGCCCAAGGTGCAAATATTGTCATTGATGATACAAAGCTTGGCGAGAACTTTTCCCAATCAGTCATCGTGATGACACAAAAAAATATAACAAAAAATAGAGCTGAGGTTAAAAAATTTCTGGAAGCCTACAATGAAGCCATTAAACAGGTAAATCGGCAGCCAGAAAAATACTTTGAGCTTGCCTTACAAGTGGCGAATGTACCAGAAATTTTAAAAGAACAATATACAGTTCCAGCCTTTACGCCTAATCGTGTACCAGCACAAGAAAATATTGAGCGTCTTTCGGATTGGTTAGTTTCTAAAGGATTATTAGAGCAAGCCTTTTCATATGAAGAGCTAGTAGAGACATCCTTAGAAGAACAGTAA
- a CDS encoding methyltransferase: protein MDIQGNMIRSTIQGFSTSYLLYTACELGIFDALYQERRHVSLLAEELAIDEDILFRFMRPLVALKYVKEEKNYFNLLPLGERLAGQAKDSLKDFLLFTGRQAMPYWSKLCEAIKMNKIPYQLVEKQPYFQAQIQQNEKFEVFHNMMSKTSEQLQLDTYFAAKKDWHCIKTIIDIGGGSGEIIVKFLEYYRNAQGVVIDLQHVQQKAEEKLALYGFDSRCTFQAGDFFRAVPRSGDLYILSRILHDWEDEAAITILRNIAESMSENSALTIIEKILPEVIEGNASHLYMTDLNIWTMCGGKERTQSQFEALFHQSGLKIKALYPLKEDDYLIEVVKKDFEYQEGIL, encoded by the coding sequence ATGGATATACAAGGAAATATGATACGTTCAACGATTCAAGGCTTTTCTACATCTTATTTGCTCTATACAGCTTGTGAATTAGGAATATTTGATGCCTTATATCAAGAACGAAGACATGTATCGTTATTGGCAGAGGAATTAGCAATTGATGAAGACATACTCTTTCGTTTTATGAGACCATTAGTGGCTTTAAAGTATGTGAAAGAAGAAAAAAATTATTTTAATTTACTTCCTTTAGGGGAACGGTTGGCAGGACAAGCAAAGGATTCTTTAAAGGATTTTCTGCTATTTACAGGGAGACAAGCAATGCCTTATTGGTCAAAACTATGTGAGGCAATAAAAATGAACAAAATCCCATATCAATTAGTAGAGAAACAGCCTTATTTTCAAGCACAAATACAGCAAAACGAAAAATTTGAAGTGTTTCATAATATGATGAGTAAAACAAGTGAACAGCTTCAATTAGACACCTATTTCGCAGCAAAAAAGGATTGGCACTGTATCAAGACAATTATTGATATTGGTGGTGGATCTGGAGAGATAATTGTGAAATTTTTGGAATATTATCGCAATGCTCAAGGGGTTGTAATCGATTTACAACATGTTCAACAAAAGGCGGAGGAGAAGCTGGCACTTTACGGTTTCGATAGTCGATGTACGTTTCAGGCAGGAGATTTTTTTCGTGCAGTGCCACGGTCAGGTGATCTCTATATTCTATCGAGAATTCTCCATGATTGGGAGGATGAAGCAGCAATCACAATTTTACGTAATATTGCCGAAAGTATGAGTGAAAATTCTGCACTAACTATTATTGAAAAAATATTACCAGAGGTCATTGAAGGAAATGCCTCGCATTTATATATGACAGATTTAAATATTTGGACGATGTGCGGAGGCAAGGAAAGAACACAATCGCAGTTTGAAGCGTTATTCCATCAAAGCGGCTTAAAGATCAAAGCACTTTATCCATTAAAAGAAGATGACTATCTAATAGAAGTTGTCAAAAAGGACTTCGAATATCAGGAGGGCATATTATAA